In Salmo salar chromosome ssa03, Ssal_v3.1, whole genome shotgun sequence, a single genomic region encodes these proteins:
- the LOC106606219 gene encoding regulator of G-protein signaling 9 isoform X3 encodes MTIRTLRDYGQHYRPRMACLKNVEVFVVEMQDPKSGVKGADQKLNVTIIPHVINGQDILAWIVTKMKVTTEEAQAFGTMLVAYGYIYPLQNHRKLVLVPDSTLYRFQTPYFWPVQKFPAEDIDYAIYLARRNIRKKGMLEPYEQRRTHSAMDYGLDRLIDPNAEEVLTFDMVRRTNIFLTQALMRSAVKSSVSLTAFVKYVTTHHNHDPFLTTPVPSNPWITDSDEFWQLNSRSVDIPTKLSVERWVLSFWELISDPRGRVDFKLFLKKEHSAENMAFYEAAEEMRWGAASAIPEKSQFIFNTFLKPGAPRWINIDGRTMGLTVKGLVVPHRYVLDAAQTHIFLLMKKDTFYRYLKSPVHKDMQKRALVPAPHVFTDAQLEANVRNRNPGISPILLWQQEEEEKAAAAAAARPIDVKAMVATNKLDRK; translated from the exons ATGACCATTAGGACACTGAGAGATTATGGTCAGCACTACCGACCACGGATGGCATGCCTAAAAAAT GTGGAGGTGTTTGTGGTTGAGATGCAGGATCCTAAGAGTGGGGTGAAGGGTGCCGACCAGAAACTCAACGTAACCATCATCCCACACGTCATCAACG GGCAGGACATTTTAGCATGGATTGTCACCAAAATGAAGGTTACCACAGAAG AGGCCCAGGCGTTTGGGACCATGCTGGTGGCCTACGGGTACATCTACCCCCTCCAGAACCACAGGAAGTTGGTCCTGGTCCCCGACAGCACCCTCTACCGCTTCCAG ACCCCTTATTTCTGGCCTGTGCAGAAGTTCCCCGCTGAGGACATAGACTATG CCATCTACCTGGCCAGGAGAAACATCCGGAAGAAGGGGATGCTGGAGCCCTATGAGCAG CGTCGGACACACAGTGCCATGGACTACGGGCTGGACCGTCTCATTGACCCCAATGCAGAGGAG GTGTTAACCTTCGACATGGTCAGGAGAACT AACATTTTCCTTACACAAGCCTTAATGAGGTCAGCTGTCAAATCGTCTGTGTCCCTCACAGC CTTTGTCAAGTATGTGACAACCCACCACAACCACGACCCGTTCCTGACCACCCCTGTCCCCAGCAACCCCTGGATAACGGACAGTGATGAGTTCTGGCAACTCAACTCAAGAAG TGTGGACATCCCCACTAAGTTGAGTGTGGAACGTTGGGTCTTGAGCTTCTGGGAGCTGATCAGTGACCCACGAGGCAGAGTCGACTTCAAGCTCTTCCTCAAGAAGGAGCACAgtg cggaGAACATGGCGTTCTACGAGGCAGCTGAGGAGATGAGGTGGGGAGCAGCGTCTGCCATTCCAGAGAAATCCCAGTTCATCTTCAA caccttTCTGAAACCGGGAGCTCCTCGATGGATCAACATTGATGGTCGTACCATGGGGCTGACAGTGAAGGGCCTGGTTGTTCCTCACCGATACGTCCTCGACGCCGCCCAGACACACATCTTCCTGCTCATGAAGAAG gaTACCTTCTACCGTTACCTCAAGTCTCCGGTCCATAAAGACATGCAGAAGAGGGCTCTGGTCCCGGCGCCTCACGTCTTCAC tgATGCCCAGTTGGAGGCCAATGTGAGGAATCGTAACCCAGGCATCAGCCCCATCCTGCTgtggcagcaggaggaggaggagaaggcagCAGCAGCTGCTGCTGCCAGGCCCATTGACGTCAAAGCTATGGTGGCCACCAACAAGCTGGACAGGAAGTAG
- the LOC106606219 gene encoding regulator of G-protein signaling 9 isoform X1 yields MTIRTLRDYGQHYRPRMACLKNVEVFVVEMQDPKSGVKGADQKLNVTIIPHVINGQDILAWIVTKMKVTTEEAQAFGTMLVAYGYIYPLQNHRKLVLVPDSTLYRFQTPYFWPVQKFPAEDIDYAIYLARRNIRKKGMLEPYEQQHYDNLHKWMNPKWDFIVMQATEQYKASKERKKPDRVVLDCQERAYWIVHRPPRRTHSAMDYGLDRLIDPNAEEVLTFDMVRRTNIFLTQALMRSAVKSSVSLTAFVKYVTTHHNHDPFLTTPVPSNPWITDSDEFWQLNSRSVDIPTKLSVERWVLSFWELISDPRGRVDFKLFLKKEHSAENMAFYEAAEEMRWGAASAIPEKSQFIFNTFLKPGAPRWINIDGRTMGLTVKGLVVPHRYVLDAAQTHIFLLMKKDTFYRYLKSPVHKDMQKRALVPAPHVFTDAQLEANVRNRNPGISPILLWQQEEEEKAAAAAAARPIDVKAMVATNKLDRK; encoded by the exons ATGACCATTAGGACACTGAGAGATTATGGTCAGCACTACCGACCACGGATGGCATGCCTAAAAAAT GTGGAGGTGTTTGTGGTTGAGATGCAGGATCCTAAGAGTGGGGTGAAGGGTGCCGACCAGAAACTCAACGTAACCATCATCCCACACGTCATCAACG GGCAGGACATTTTAGCATGGATTGTCACCAAAATGAAGGTTACCACAGAAG AGGCCCAGGCGTTTGGGACCATGCTGGTGGCCTACGGGTACATCTACCCCCTCCAGAACCACAGGAAGTTGGTCCTGGTCCCCGACAGCACCCTCTACCGCTTCCAG ACCCCTTATTTCTGGCCTGTGCAGAAGTTCCCCGCTGAGGACATAGACTATG CCATCTACCTGGCCAGGAGAAACATCCGGAAGAAGGGGATGCTGGAGCCCTATGAGCAG CAACACTACGACAATCTCCACAAATGGATGAACCCCAAGTGGGATTTCATCGTGATGcaggctacagaacagtacaa ggctAGTAAAGAGAGGAAGAAGCCAGACAGAGTGGTGTTGGACTGTCAGGAGAGAGCCTACTGGATAGTACACAGACCACCA CGTCGGACACACAGTGCCATGGACTACGGGCTGGACCGTCTCATTGACCCCAATGCAGAGGAG GTGTTAACCTTCGACATGGTCAGGAGAACT AACATTTTCCTTACACAAGCCTTAATGAGGTCAGCTGTCAAATCGTCTGTGTCCCTCACAGC CTTTGTCAAGTATGTGACAACCCACCACAACCACGACCCGTTCCTGACCACCCCTGTCCCCAGCAACCCCTGGATAACGGACAGTGATGAGTTCTGGCAACTCAACTCAAGAAG TGTGGACATCCCCACTAAGTTGAGTGTGGAACGTTGGGTCTTGAGCTTCTGGGAGCTGATCAGTGACCCACGAGGCAGAGTCGACTTCAAGCTCTTCCTCAAGAAGGAGCACAgtg cggaGAACATGGCGTTCTACGAGGCAGCTGAGGAGATGAGGTGGGGAGCAGCGTCTGCCATTCCAGAGAAATCCCAGTTCATCTTCAA caccttTCTGAAACCGGGAGCTCCTCGATGGATCAACATTGATGGTCGTACCATGGGGCTGACAGTGAAGGGCCTGGTTGTTCCTCACCGATACGTCCTCGACGCCGCCCAGACACACATCTTCCTGCTCATGAAGAAG gaTACCTTCTACCGTTACCTCAAGTCTCCGGTCCATAAAGACATGCAGAAGAGGGCTCTGGTCCCGGCGCCTCACGTCTTCAC tgATGCCCAGTTGGAGGCCAATGTGAGGAATCGTAACCCAGGCATCAGCCCCATCCTGCTgtggcagcaggaggaggaggagaaggcagCAGCAGCTGCTGCTGCCAGGCCCATTGACGTCAAAGCTATGGTGGCCACCAACAAGCTGGACAGGAAGTAG
- the LOC106606219 gene encoding regulator of G-protein signaling 9 isoform X2, whose protein sequence is MTIRTLRDYGQHYRPRMACLKNVEVFVVEMQDPKSGVKGADQKLNVTIIPHVINGQDILAWIVTKMKVTTEEAQAFGTMLVAYGYIYPLQNHRKLVLVPDSTLYRFQTPYFWPVQKFPAEDIDYAIYLARRNIRKKGMLEPYEQQHYDNLHKWMNPKWDFIVMQATEQYKASKERKKPDRVVLDCQERAYWIVHRPPRRTHSAMDYGLDRLIDPNAEEVLTFDMVRRTNIFLTQALMRSAVKSSVSLTAFVKYVTTHHNHDPFLTTPVPSNPWITDSDEFWQLNSRSVDIPTKLSVERWVLSFWELISDPRGRVDFKLFLKKEHSAENMAFYEAAEEMRWGAASAIPEKSQFIFNTFLKPGAPRWINIDGRTMGLTVKGLVVPHRYVLDAAQTHIFLLMKKDTFYRYLKSPVHKDIFYNVPPVSVPGYLLPLPQVSSPQRHIL, encoded by the exons ATGACCATTAGGACACTGAGAGATTATGGTCAGCACTACCGACCACGGATGGCATGCCTAAAAAAT GTGGAGGTGTTTGTGGTTGAGATGCAGGATCCTAAGAGTGGGGTGAAGGGTGCCGACCAGAAACTCAACGTAACCATCATCCCACACGTCATCAACG GGCAGGACATTTTAGCATGGATTGTCACCAAAATGAAGGTTACCACAGAAG AGGCCCAGGCGTTTGGGACCATGCTGGTGGCCTACGGGTACATCTACCCCCTCCAGAACCACAGGAAGTTGGTCCTGGTCCCCGACAGCACCCTCTACCGCTTCCAG ACCCCTTATTTCTGGCCTGTGCAGAAGTTCCCCGCTGAGGACATAGACTATG CCATCTACCTGGCCAGGAGAAACATCCGGAAGAAGGGGATGCTGGAGCCCTATGAGCAG CAACACTACGACAATCTCCACAAATGGATGAACCCCAAGTGGGATTTCATCGTGATGcaggctacagaacagtacaa ggctAGTAAAGAGAGGAAGAAGCCAGACAGAGTGGTGTTGGACTGTCAGGAGAGAGCCTACTGGATAGTACACAGACCACCA CGTCGGACACACAGTGCCATGGACTACGGGCTGGACCGTCTCATTGACCCCAATGCAGAGGAG GTGTTAACCTTCGACATGGTCAGGAGAACT AACATTTTCCTTACACAAGCCTTAATGAGGTCAGCTGTCAAATCGTCTGTGTCCCTCACAGC CTTTGTCAAGTATGTGACAACCCACCACAACCACGACCCGTTCCTGACCACCCCTGTCCCCAGCAACCCCTGGATAACGGACAGTGATGAGTTCTGGCAACTCAACTCAAGAAG TGTGGACATCCCCACTAAGTTGAGTGTGGAACGTTGGGTCTTGAGCTTCTGGGAGCTGATCAGTGACCCACGAGGCAGAGTCGACTTCAAGCTCTTCCTCAAGAAGGAGCACAgtg cggaGAACATGGCGTTCTACGAGGCAGCTGAGGAGATGAGGTGGGGAGCAGCGTCTGCCATTCCAGAGAAATCCCAGTTCATCTTCAA caccttTCTGAAACCGGGAGCTCCTCGATGGATCAACATTGATGGTCGTACCATGGGGCTGACAGTGAAGGGCCTGGTTGTTCCTCACCGATACGTCCTCGACGCCGCCCAGACACACATCTTCCTGCTCATGAAGAAG gaTACCTTCTACCGTTACCTCAAGTCTCCGGTCCACAAAGACATATTTTATAATGTcccccctgtctctgtcccaggaTACCTTCTACCGTTACCTCAAGTCTCCAGTCCACAAAGACATATTTTATAA